The proteins below come from a single Melospiza melodia melodia isolate bMelMel2 chromosome 12, bMelMel2.pri, whole genome shotgun sequence genomic window:
- the TRA2B gene encoding transformer-2 protein homolog beta isoform X1 has translation MSDSGEQNYGERESRSASRSGSAHGSGKSGRHTPARSRSKEDSRRSRSKSRSRSESRSRSRRSSRRHYTRSRSRSRSHRRSRSRSYSRDYRRRHSHSHSPMSTRRRHIGNRANPDPNCCLGVFGLSLYTTERDLREVFSKYGPIADVSIVYDQQSRRSRGFAFVYFENVEDAKEAKERANGMELDGRRIRVDFSITKRPHTPTPGIYMGRPTYGSSRRRDYYDRGYDRGYDDRDYYSRSYRGGGGGGGGGWRAVQDRDQFYRRRSPSPYYSRGGYRSRSRSRSYSPRRY, from the exons GAATCCCGTTCTGCTTCCAGAAGCGGAAGTGCTCATGGGTCTGGCAAGTCGGGGAGGCACACCCCTGCGAGATCTCGCTCTAAGGAGGATTCCAGGCGCTCCAGGTCAAAATCTAGATCCAGGTCTGAATCCAG GTCTAGGTCGAGGAGGAGTTCCCGCAGACACTACACCAGGTCGCGCTCGCGGTCGCGCTCGCACAGGAGATCCAGGAGCAGGTCGTACAGTCGGGACTACCGGCGGCggcacagccacagccattcCCCCATGTCTACCCGCAGACGGCACATTGGGAACAGG GCAAATCCTGATCCAAACTGTTGTCTGGGAGTGTTTGGGCTGAGTCTGTACACTACAGAACGAGACCTGCGGGAGGTTTTCTCCAAGTATGGCCCCATTGCCGACGTTTCCATCGTGTACGATCAGCAGTCGCGGCGCTCCCGAGGCTTCGCCTTTGTCTACTTCGAGAACGTCGAGGATGCCAAGGAG GCAAAGGAACGTGCCAATGGAATGGAGCTGGATGGAAGAAGGATCCGGGTAGACTTTTCCATAACAAAGAGACCTCACACACCTACCCCTGGAATCTATATGGGAAGACCCACTTA TGGCAGCTCACGGCGACGAGATTATTACGACAGAGGCTATGACAGAGGCTACGATGACCGTGACTACTACAGCAGGTCATACAG AGGAGGAGGCGGTGGTGGCggaggaggctggagagctgttCAGGACAGGGATCAGTTTTACAG GAGGAGGTCACCGTCACCGTACTACAGCCGAGGGGGCTACAGATCCCGGTCCAGATCCCGGTCCTACTCCCCTC GTCGCTATTAA
- the TRA2B gene encoding transformer-2 protein homolog beta isoform X2, producing the protein MSDSGEQNYGERESRSASRSGSAHGSGKSGRHTPARSRSKEDSRRSRSKSRSRSESRSRSRRSSRRHYTRSRSRSRSHRRSRSRSYSRDYRRRHSHSHSPMSTRRRHIGNRANPDPNCCLGVFGLSLYTTERDLREVFSKYGPIADVSIVYDQQSRRSRGFAFVYFENVEDAKEAKERANGMELDGRRIRVDFSITKRPHTPTPGIYMGRPTYGSSRRRDYYDRGYDRGYDDRDYYSRSYRGGGGGGGGGWRAVQDRDQFYRRRSPSPYYSRGGYRSRSRSRSYSPRK; encoded by the exons GAATCCCGTTCTGCTTCCAGAAGCGGAAGTGCTCATGGGTCTGGCAAGTCGGGGAGGCACACCCCTGCGAGATCTCGCTCTAAGGAGGATTCCAGGCGCTCCAGGTCAAAATCTAGATCCAGGTCTGAATCCAG GTCTAGGTCGAGGAGGAGTTCCCGCAGACACTACACCAGGTCGCGCTCGCGGTCGCGCTCGCACAGGAGATCCAGGAGCAGGTCGTACAGTCGGGACTACCGGCGGCggcacagccacagccattcCCCCATGTCTACCCGCAGACGGCACATTGGGAACAGG GCAAATCCTGATCCAAACTGTTGTCTGGGAGTGTTTGGGCTGAGTCTGTACACTACAGAACGAGACCTGCGGGAGGTTTTCTCCAAGTATGGCCCCATTGCCGACGTTTCCATCGTGTACGATCAGCAGTCGCGGCGCTCCCGAGGCTTCGCCTTTGTCTACTTCGAGAACGTCGAGGATGCCAAGGAG GCAAAGGAACGTGCCAATGGAATGGAGCTGGATGGAAGAAGGATCCGGGTAGACTTTTCCATAACAAAGAGACCTCACACACCTACCCCTGGAATCTATATGGGAAGACCCACTTA TGGCAGCTCACGGCGACGAGATTATTACGACAGAGGCTATGACAGAGGCTACGATGACCGTGACTACTACAGCAGGTCATACAG AGGAGGAGGCGGTGGTGGCggaggaggctggagagctgttCAGGACAGGGATCAGTTTTACAG GAGGAGGTCACCGTCACCGTACTACAGCCGAGGGGGCTACAGATCCCGGTCCAGATCCCGGTCCTACTCCCCTCGTAAGTAG